In Methylomagnum ishizawai, one DNA window encodes the following:
- a CDS encoding sigma-54-dependent transcriptional regulator, which translates to MSKTSILVVDDEPDIRRLLQEILEDEGYAVHVAENGAVARELRSAHKPDLILLDIWMPDEDGISLLKDWLRDETLGPVIMMSGHATVETAVEATRLGAYDFLEKPLSMAKLLVTVERALENAQLKRENVGLRRRVEAPVEPVGRGAAMERLRDQVRRLAQHDARVLFVGEPGCGKETLARYLHANSVRRDGPFIDVGVGTIAPEYSAVEFFGRADGAGNVQRGLLEQAHGGTLFLDEVADMEEETQVRLMSALESNSFSRVGGSELVHVDVRIVASTRKSLEEEVRAGRFRRELYYLLNVVTLRVPPLAEHNEDVPELLGFYVDYFVSREKLPFRRFGVAVQNFLRHYPWHGNVRELKNLVQRLLILGSGEEVELDEAKAALGESLSVPGIALNQPDFYDLPLKDAREHFEKAYLEYHLEKYAGSVARLSQAIGLERTHLYRKLNSLGIKFKDKR; encoded by the coding sequence ATGAGCAAAACAAGTATCTTGGTGGTGGACGACGAACCCGATATCCGCCGCCTATTGCAGGAAATCCTGGAGGACGAGGGCTACGCGGTCCATGTCGCCGAAAACGGGGCCGTGGCGCGGGAACTCAGGTCGGCGCACAAGCCCGATTTGATCCTCCTCGACATTTGGATGCCCGACGAGGACGGGATCAGCCTGCTCAAAGACTGGCTGCGCGACGAAACCCTGGGTCCGGTCATCATGATGTCGGGCCATGCCACGGTGGAAACCGCCGTCGAGGCCACCCGGCTCGGTGCCTACGATTTCCTGGAAAAGCCGTTGTCCATGGCGAAACTCCTGGTCACGGTGGAACGGGCCTTGGAGAACGCGCAGCTCAAGCGCGAGAACGTGGGGCTGAGGCGGCGGGTGGAAGCCCCGGTCGAACCCGTGGGCCGCGGTGCCGCCATGGAACGCCTGCGCGACCAGGTACGGCGCTTGGCCCAGCACGACGCCCGCGTGTTGTTCGTGGGCGAACCCGGCTGCGGCAAGGAAACCCTGGCGCGTTACCTCCACGCCAACAGCGTGCGCCGCGACGGCCCCTTCATCGATGTCGGTGTCGGTACCATCGCCCCGGAATATTCGGCGGTGGAATTCTTCGGACGGGCCGATGGTGCCGGCAATGTGCAGCGCGGCCTGTTGGAGCAAGCCCACGGCGGTACTTTGTTCTTGGACGAAGTGGCCGACATGGAGGAAGAAACTCAAGTCCGCCTGATGAGCGCCCTCGAATCCAATAGTTTCTCCCGTGTGGGCGGCAGCGAATTGGTGCATGTCGATGTCAGGATCGTCGCCTCCACCCGCAAATCCTTGGAAGAGGAAGTCCGGGCCGGGCGCTTCCGCCGCGAACTCTATTATCTGTTGAACGTGGTGACGCTACGGGTGCCGCCCCTGGCCGAGCATAACGAAGACGTGCCGGAGTTGCTGGGTTTCTACGTGGATTATTTCGTGAGCCGGGAAAAGCTACCATTCCGCCGGTTCGGCGTGGCGGTGCAGAATTTCCTGCGCCATTATCCCTGGCATGGCAATGTCCGCGAATTGAAGAATCTGGTGCAGCGCTTATTAATACTCGGCAGCGGCGAGGAAGTGGAATTGGACGAGGCCAAGGCGGCTTTGGGCGAATCCCTGTCGGTGCCCGGTATCGCCTTGAACCAGCCGGATTTCTATGATTTGCCGCTCAAGGATGCCCGCGAGCATTTCGAGAAAGCCTATCTCGAATACCATCTGGAGAAATACGCGGGCAGCGTGGCCCGGTTATCCCAGGCGATAGGTTTGGAGCGGACCCATCTTTACCGCAAGCTGAATTCCTTGGGGATCAAGTTCAAGGATAAGCGGTGA
- a CDS encoding YiiX/YebB-like N1pC/P60 family cysteine hydrolase — protein MPVNINAIPLEPGDLIFTSIPYYLYRKVAAATGSKASHVGIVFPDAEGAWQVAESAVPCVQYSKLDRFLARSENGWFCVRRLKSGLTPAQVDALRQACDARLGKLYHLGFKYESSRQFCSKFVYDAYREATGIEVGTLESFSALLHRQPDTSLTFWRLWFFGLIPWSRLTITPASQMQSPVLGTIIESPTDE, from the coding sequence ATGCCTGTCAACATCAACGCCATCCCACTCGAACCCGGCGACCTGATATTCACCTCGATCCCCTATTATCTTTATCGGAAAGTGGCCGCCGCCACCGGATCGAAAGCCTCCCATGTCGGGATCGTCTTTCCCGATGCGGAAGGCGCTTGGCAGGTTGCCGAAAGCGCCGTCCCCTGCGTCCAATACTCGAAGCTGGATCGGTTTTTGGCGCGTTCGGAAAATGGCTGGTTTTGCGTCCGCCGTTTGAAATCCGGCCTGACGCCCGCCCAAGTGGACGCGCTACGGCAAGCCTGCGATGCGAGGTTGGGAAAGCTCTACCACCTGGGATTCAAATACGAATCTTCCCGGCAATTCTGTTCCAAGTTCGTCTACGATGCTTACCGGGAGGCGACGGGTATCGAGGTGGGAACCCTCGAATCATTCTCCGCACTCCTGCATCGCCAACCCGATACCTCGCTGACCTTCTGGCGGTTATGGTTTTTCGGCCTCATCCCTTGGTCCAGACTGACCATCACCCCGGCCAGCCAAATGCAATCCCCGGTGTTGGGCACGATTATCGAATCTCCAACCGACGAATAA
- a CDS encoding AmpG family muropeptide MFS transporter: MTTPSRFEALFNRRILICVLTGFSSGLPLFILISLLSAWLREGGVDLKAIGLLALVQFPYIWKFLWAPLCDRYGLGLGRRRTWMLATQLALLAAVPLFGWLSPGKDMAAITGLAVIVAFFSATQDIAIDAFRREILKDEEQGLGNVVHVNAYKVAGLVPGSLSLILADHVSWEAVYSITALFMLPGLMLSLMVREPESSRRAPATLREALVEPFHEFIGRKGWAGALTLLAFIFFYKLGDSMATALATPFYLDLGFSKTEIGMIAKHAGLWPNVAGGLLGGVWMVSLGTHRALWVFGALQAVVILGFAWLSTAGHDPVGLAAVIGAEAFGVGLGTAAFVAYIAAATHPAYTATQFALFTSLAATPRTLANALTGFLVEGGDIKLGDTLLFHVDALGWERFFWLCFAAALPGMLLLFKVAPWHGERDSRGFP, translated from the coding sequence ATGACCACCCCTTCCCGGTTTGAGGCGCTGTTCAACCGGCGGATATTGATCTGCGTCCTGACCGGATTTTCCTCGGGCCTGCCTTTGTTCATCCTCATCAGCCTACTGTCGGCCTGGCTGCGCGAGGGCGGGGTCGATCTCAAGGCGATTGGCCTCCTAGCCCTGGTGCAATTCCCCTATATTTGGAAATTCCTGTGGGCACCGCTATGCGACCGCTACGGGTTGGGACTCGGGCGGCGGCGGACCTGGATGCTGGCGACGCAATTGGCCTTGCTAGCCGCCGTGCCGCTGTTCGGTTGGCTCTCGCCGGGCAAGGACATGGCCGCCATCACCGGGCTGGCGGTGATCGTGGCGTTCTTCTCGGCCACCCAGGATATCGCCATCGACGCCTTCCGCCGCGAAATCCTCAAGGACGAGGAGCAGGGCTTGGGCAACGTGGTCCACGTCAACGCCTACAAAGTGGCCGGGCTAGTGCCGGGTTCCTTGTCGCTGATCCTGGCCGACCATGTGTCCTGGGAAGCGGTGTATTCGATCACCGCGCTGTTCATGTTGCCCGGCCTCATGTTGTCGCTGATGGTGCGCGAACCGGAAAGCTCCCGCCGCGCCCCGGCCACGCTGCGCGAGGCGTTGGTGGAGCCGTTCCACGAATTCATCGGGCGCAAGGGCTGGGCCGGGGCGCTGACCCTGCTGGCCTTCATCTTCTTCTACAAGCTGGGCGACAGCATGGCGACGGCGCTGGCGACGCCGTTCTACCTCGACCTCGGCTTCAGCAAGACCGAAATCGGCATGATCGCCAAGCACGCCGGGCTATGGCCAAACGTGGCGGGCGGTTTGCTGGGGGGGGTGTGGATGGTGTCGCTGGGCACGCACCGCGCCCTGTGGGTGTTCGGGGCGTTGCAGGCCGTGGTCATCCTGGGCTTCGCCTGGCTTTCGACCGCCGGCCACGATCCGGTGGGGCTGGCGGCGGTGATCGGCGCGGAGGCGTTCGGCGTGGGGCTGGGGACGGCGGCGTTCGTGGCCTATATCGCCGCCGCCACCCATCCGGCCTATACCGCGACCCAATTCGCGCTGTTCACCAGCCTCGCCGCTACGCCGCGCACCTTGGCGAACGCCTTGACCGGGTTTTTGGTCGAGGGCGGCGATATCAAGCTGGGGGATACGCTCCTGTTCCATGTGGACGCGCTGGGCTGGGAGCGGTTCTTCTGGCTATGTTTCGCGGCGGCGCTGCCGGGAATGTTGTTGCTGTTCAAGGTCGCGCCTTGGCATGGGGAGCGGGATTCCCGAGGCTTCCCGTAG
- a CDS encoding exodeoxyribonuclease III produces the protein MRIVTLNANGIRSAARKGFFDWLPHQSADVVCLQETKAHIHQLDDPLYWPEDFHCYYLDADKKGYSGVAIYARHPPDMLVRGLGWPDMDAEGRYLEARFGDLSVVSVYLPSGSSSAERQAVKFTFLDRFLPHLRECAAKGHHYILCGDWNIAHKPIDLKNWRSNQKNSGFLPEERAWLDTVFERDGWVDAFRHANPQPDQYTWWSNRGQAWAKNVGWRIDYQVVSPGLRAAIRAVAIYKDQRFSDHAPLIIDYDHPFPV, from the coding sequence ATGCGTATTGTCACCCTCAATGCCAACGGCATCCGCTCGGCGGCGCGTAAAGGCTTTTTCGACTGGCTGCCCCACCAAAGCGCCGACGTGGTCTGCCTCCAGGAAACCAAGGCCCATATCCATCAACTCGACGACCCCCTGTACTGGCCCGAAGATTTCCATTGCTATTACCTGGACGCCGACAAGAAAGGCTATAGCGGCGTCGCCATCTATGCCCGCCACCCGCCGGATATGCTGGTCCGGGGCTTGGGCTGGCCGGATATGGACGCCGAGGGCCGCTATCTGGAAGCCCGCTTCGGCGATCTCAGCGTGGTGTCGGTCTACCTGCCGTCCGGTTCGTCCAGCGCGGAGCGGCAGGCGGTGAAATTCACCTTCCTCGACCGCTTCCTGCCGCATCTGCGGGAATGCGCCGCCAAGGGCCATCATTACATCCTCTGCGGCGATTGGAATATCGCCCACAAGCCCATCGACCTCAAGAACTGGCGCTCGAACCAGAAGAACTCCGGCTTCCTGCCCGAGGAACGGGCCTGGCTCGACACCGTGTTTGAGCGGGACGGCTGGGTTGATGCCTTCCGCCACGCCAATCCCCAGCCGGACCAATACACCTGGTGGTCCAACCGCGGCCAAGCCTGGGCCAAGAACGTCGGCTGGCGCATCGATTACCAAGTGGTAAGTCCCGGCCTCCGCGCCGCGATCCGCGCCGTGGCCATCTACAAGGACCAGCGTTTTTCCGACCATGCCCCCCTGATCATCGATTATGACCACCCCTTCCCGGTTTGA
- the rpmE gene encoding 50S ribosomal protein L31 gives MKSDIHPNYKAITVHCSCGNTFETKSTLCKDLHVEVCAACHPFYTGKQRVVDTAGRVDKFRRKYARG, from the coding sequence ATGAAGTCGGATATCCATCCCAACTATAAGGCCATCACGGTCCATTGCAGTTGTGGCAACACCTTCGAGACCAAATCGACCCTGTGCAAAGACCTACATGTGGAAGTCTGCGCGGCTTGCCATCCATTCTATACGGGCAAGCAAAGGGTCGTCGATACCGCCGGCCGCGTCGATAAGTTCCGCCGCAAATACGCCCGCGGCTGA
- a CDS encoding penicillin-binding protein 1A, with translation MTRKTARQSRSTAATLFRWLLFMLLGGLAALAVGGYALYRHLEPQLPDVEVLSDIRYQIPMSVYSKDNLLMAEYGEMKRIPVGVPDTPKQMVQAFLAAEDNRFFDHPGVDYQGIARAAVTYLRTGEKRQGGSTITMQVARNFFLSSEKTLTRKVKEIMLAVKIESKLPKESILELYLNKIYFGHHAYGVGAAAQVYYGKAVQDLELPEIAMIAGLPKAPSSFNPIVNPERALSRRNYVLNRMRKLGFITEAQFHKAFNAPETAKLHIRPVELNAPYIAEMVRNEMYRQYGEDAYTHGYKVYTTIDSKMHALVEKSLRLGLHDYDERHGYRSKKTQRIDLKQLKSPADWDARLAEMQKIGETVPGLVLGFKEGGADVYLGAGQHTNLGLNATRWTHRGPKELFKPGDLIRLRKDNDNEWRLSQVPEAEGALVSVDAKTGAVVALAGGYDFALSTFNRATQAQRQPGSGFKPILYAAALTEGYTPSSVVNDAPIVYADPSQAGGVWRPKNYSGRYYGPTRLRVALAKSRNLVSVRLLKSIGLKKAIAMAEEFGFEPQELPKSMPLALGAGSATPLRMAQAYSVFANGGFRVEPYFIDHIKTDDDRLIYQATPGLACADCVDSGDPKGNLAPRVISPQVHYMMNSMLLDVVRMGTATQALELGRSDVAGKTGTTNEYRDAWFNGYVPGLATVAWIGFDSSKSLGHGETGGETALPMWMRFMKEALKDVPDTGFPVPSGLTTVRVDGSGKNGSNFEVYPAGRQPRNIVPKRSRPVNPGGSSAQDDGGAGGGAKSLESLF, from the coding sequence GTGACCCGGAAAACCGCACGCCAGTCCCGCTCGACCGCCGCGACCCTGTTCCGCTGGCTCTTGTTCATGCTCTTGGGTGGCCTCGCCGCCTTGGCGGTCGGCGGCTACGCCCTGTACCGCCACCTGGAGCCACAACTGCCGGATGTCGAGGTCCTCAGCGATATCCGCTATCAAATCCCCATGAGCGTCTACAGCAAGGACAACCTGCTGATGGCCGAGTATGGAGAGATGAAACGCATCCCGGTCGGCGTCCCCGACACCCCCAAGCAAATGGTCCAGGCCTTCCTGGCCGCCGAGGACAACCGCTTCTTCGACCACCCCGGCGTCGATTACCAAGGCATCGCGCGGGCGGCGGTCACTTATCTGCGCACCGGCGAAAAGCGCCAGGGCGGCAGCACCATCACTATGCAGGTGGCCCGCAATTTCTTCCTGAGCAGCGAGAAAACCCTGACCCGCAAGGTGAAGGAAATCATGCTGGCGGTCAAGATCGAGTCCAAGCTGCCCAAGGAAAGCATCCTCGAACTGTACCTGAACAAGATTTACTTCGGCCACCACGCTTACGGCGTCGGAGCGGCGGCGCAAGTGTACTACGGCAAGGCGGTCCAGGACTTGGAATTACCCGAAATAGCGATGATCGCCGGCCTGCCCAAAGCCCCGTCCAGCTTCAACCCCATCGTCAACCCGGAACGGGCCTTGAGCCGCCGCAACTACGTGCTGAACCGGATGCGCAAGCTCGGCTTCATCACCGAGGCCCAATTCCACAAGGCGTTCAACGCCCCGGAAACCGCCAAGCTGCATATCCGCCCGGTCGAATTGAACGCGCCCTATATCGCCGAGATGGTCCGCAACGAGATGTACCGGCAATACGGCGAGGACGCCTATACCCACGGGTACAAGGTCTATACCACCATCGATTCCAAGATGCACGCCCTGGTGGAAAAATCGCTGCGGCTCGGCCTGCACGACTACGACGAACGCCACGGCTACCGCAGCAAGAAAACCCAGCGCATCGACCTGAAACAACTCAAATCCCCGGCGGACTGGGATGCCCGCCTTGCCGAAATGCAGAAAATCGGCGAAACCGTGCCCGGCCTGGTGCTGGGCTTCAAGGAGGGCGGGGCCGATGTCTACCTGGGCGCGGGACAACACACCAACCTCGGCCTGAACGCCACCCGCTGGACCCACCGCGGCCCGAAAGAATTGTTCAAGCCCGGCGATTTGATCCGCCTACGCAAGGACAACGACAACGAATGGCGCTTGAGCCAGGTTCCCGAGGCCGAGGGGGCGCTGGTGTCGGTGGACGCCAAGACCGGCGCGGTGGTGGCCCTGGCCGGGGGCTACGACTTCGCCCTCAGCACCTTCAACCGCGCCACCCAGGCGCAACGCCAGCCGGGTTCCGGCTTCAAGCCCATCCTCTACGCCGCCGCACTCACCGAAGGCTATACCCCGTCCAGCGTGGTCAACGACGCCCCCATCGTCTACGCCGATCCTTCCCAGGCCGGCGGCGTATGGCGACCCAAGAACTACAGCGGGCGCTATTACGGTCCCACCCGGCTGCGGGTGGCCCTGGCCAAATCGCGCAACCTGGTCTCGGTCCGGCTGCTGAAAAGCATCGGCCTCAAGAAAGCCATCGCCATGGCCGAGGAATTCGGCTTCGAACCCCAGGAGCTCCCGAAATCCATGCCGCTGGCCCTGGGCGCGGGTTCGGCCACACCCCTCCGCATGGCCCAGGCCTATTCGGTGTTCGCCAATGGCGGCTTCAGGGTCGAACCCTATTTCATCGACCACATCAAAACCGACGACGACCGCTTGATCTACCAAGCCACGCCGGGGCTGGCCTGCGCCGATTGCGTGGACTCCGGCGATCCCAAGGGCAACCTCGCGCCCAGGGTCATCAGCCCGCAAGTGCATTACATGATGAATTCGATGCTGCTGGACGTGGTGCGCATGGGCACCGCCACCCAAGCGCTGGAACTGGGCCGCTCCGATGTCGCGGGCAAGACCGGCACCACCAACGAATACCGCGATGCTTGGTTCAATGGCTATGTGCCGGGCCTGGCAACCGTGGCCTGGATCGGCTTCGATTCATCCAAATCCCTGGGCCATGGCGAAACCGGCGGCGAAACCGCCCTGCCGATGTGGATGCGCTTCATGAAGGAAGCGCTCAAGGACGTGCCCGATACCGGCTTCCCCGTGCCCAGCGGCCTGACCACCGTCCGCGTCGATGGCAGCGGCAAGAACGGCTCCAATTTCGAGGTCTACCCCGCGGGACGGCAACCGCGCAACATCGTCCCCAAACGCTCCCGACCGGTCAATCCGGGCGGCTCCTCCGCCCAGGACGACGGCGGCGCGGGCGGCGGAGCCAAATCCCTGGAATCGCTGTTCTAA
- a CDS encoding pilus assembly protein PilM, which produces MFFLNRKKPELLGIDISTAAIKLLELSRSGSRFRVESYAVAPLPPDAVVDKNIAKVEAIGNVIKAVLKQSGTRLKHAAVAVPGSAVIAKVISMPASLSEDELEAQLELEADQYIPYSLDEVSLDFVVQGVTEKNPEMVDVLLVASRKENVGDRVAALELAGLKAEIVDVESYALEHSCSLILDQLFERGTDQAIAIADVGATMTTLNVIHNRRIIYTREQGFGGKQLTEEIQRRYGLSYEEAGLAKKHGGLPDNYGPEVLEPFKNALAQQIGRSLQFFLSSSAHRSVEHILLAGGCASIPGIDRYVEENQGIPTSVANPFVNMTLSPRVKPQNLSNDAPALMTACGLALRSFD; this is translated from the coding sequence ATGTTTTTTCTGAACCGCAAGAAGCCGGAGTTATTGGGTATAGACATCAGTACCGCCGCCATCAAACTTTTGGAACTCAGCCGTTCCGGTTCGCGTTTCCGGGTCGAAAGCTACGCGGTGGCCCCCTTGCCCCCCGATGCGGTGGTCGATAAGAATATCGCCAAGGTCGAAGCCATCGGCAACGTCATCAAGGCGGTCCTGAAACAATCCGGTACCCGCCTGAAGCACGCGGCGGTGGCGGTGCCAGGGTCCGCCGTGATCGCCAAGGTCATTTCCATGCCCGCCTCGCTGAGCGAGGACGAACTGGAGGCCCAGCTCGAATTGGAAGCCGACCAATATATCCCGTACTCCCTGGATGAGGTTAGTCTGGATTTCGTGGTTCAGGGCGTCACCGAGAAAAATCCCGAAATGGTCGATGTGCTGTTGGTCGCCTCGCGGAAGGAGAACGTCGGCGACCGGGTGGCGGCCTTGGAACTGGCCGGGCTCAAGGCCGAGATCGTCGATGTCGAATCCTACGCCCTGGAACATTCCTGCTCCCTGATCCTGGATCAACTCTTCGAGCGCGGCACCGACCAGGCCATCGCCATCGCCGATGTCGGCGCGACCATGACCACGCTCAACGTCATCCACAACCGCCGCATCATCTACACCCGCGAACAAGGCTTCGGCGGCAAGCAACTCACCGAGGAAATCCAACGCCGCTACGGCCTGTCCTACGAGGAAGCCGGCCTTGCCAAGAAGCACGGCGGCCTTCCCGACAACTACGGACCCGAAGTCCTCGAACCCTTCAAGAACGCCCTGGCCCAGCAAATCGGGCGCTCCCTCCAATTCTTCCTCTCCTCCAGCGCCCATCGCAGCGTCGAGCATATCCTCCTGGCCGGGGGCTGCGCCTCGATACCGGGTATCGACCGCTATGTCGAGGAAAACCAAGGTATCCCCACCAGCGTCGCCAATCCCTTCGTCAATATGACGCTGTCGCCGCGGGTGAAACCGCAGAATTTGAGCAACGACGCGCCCGCGCTGATGACGGCGTGTGGCCTGGCGCTGAGGAGTTTCGACTGA
- a CDS encoding PilN domain-containing protein, which translates to MAGINLLPWRAERRKQKQQEFFTITALAMGLSATILLSVHLQIQSMIDYQSQRNKFLESEVAVFDKKIKEIEELETKKKRFIAKMEVIQQLQTSRPEIVHLVDELARTIPEGVFLSDLTQSDKNLTMNGVAQSNSRVSAYMRNLESSPWLQDPVLNIIENKLDGKDKSAKDQKDLRGSKFTLQVKQAGEKTAEPNPKDSQRKKPS; encoded by the coding sequence ATGGCCGGTATCAACCTCCTTCCTTGGCGCGCCGAGCGGCGCAAACAAAAACAACAGGAATTCTTCACGATCACCGCCTTGGCGATGGGGCTGAGCGCCACGATATTGCTGTCGGTGCATTTGCAAATCCAATCGATGATCGACTATCAAAGCCAGCGTAATAAGTTCCTGGAAAGCGAAGTCGCGGTTTTCGATAAGAAAATCAAGGAAATCGAGGAACTCGAAACCAAGAAGAAACGGTTCATCGCGAAAATGGAGGTTATCCAGCAATTGCAAACCAGCCGCCCGGAAATCGTCCACTTGGTTGACGAATTGGCGCGTACCATTCCCGAAGGGGTTTTCCTTTCCGACCTCACCCAATCGGATAAAAACCTGACCATGAATGGCGTCGCTCAATCCAACTCCAGGGTTTCGGCCTATATGCGTAATCTGGAATCTTCGCCTTGGCTGCAAGACCCGGTGTTGAATATCATCGAAAACAAGTTGGACGGCAAGGATAAATCCGCCAAGGACCAGAAAGACCTGCGTGGCAGCAAATTCACCCTGCAAGTCAAGCAGGCCGGTGAGAAGACCGCCGAGCCCAACCCCAAAGATAGCCAGCGGAAAAAGCCCTCATGA
- a CDS encoding type 4a pilus biogenesis protein PilO, translating into MNFSNINWDIEHAGSWPTPIKVAIIGFLCLVLGGLWYYFDTQDQLLNLSQQEAKERQLKTTFEQKQQKAANLEEYKVQLAEIEKTFGDLLRQLPDKTQVPELLVDVSQTGLASGLEFELFKPGGEIAKDFYAELPIEIRVIGNYMEFGTFVSGLASLPRIVTVHNIKITPNNAQKKGGGKDPLIMSALVKTYRYMEEGAGPTGPGAKKPGAPGAKPATPAANKPK; encoded by the coding sequence ATGAATTTCTCGAACATCAATTGGGATATCGAACATGCCGGTTCCTGGCCAACGCCGATCAAGGTGGCGATTATTGGTTTTTTGTGTTTGGTTCTGGGTGGGCTTTGGTATTATTTCGATACCCAGGATCAATTGCTGAACCTGAGCCAACAGGAAGCCAAGGAACGGCAATTGAAAACCACGTTCGAGCAGAAACAGCAAAAAGCCGCCAACCTTGAAGAATATAAAGTGCAATTAGCCGAGATCGAAAAGACCTTCGGCGATTTGTTACGGCAACTGCCTGATAAGACCCAGGTTCCCGAATTATTGGTAGATGTGTCACAGACTGGTTTGGCCAGTGGGTTAGAATTCGAGTTGTTCAAGCCGGGGGGGGAAATCGCCAAGGACTTCTACGCCGAATTGCCGATAGAAATCCGGGTGATCGGTAATTATATGGAGTTCGGGACGTTCGTGAGCGGTTTGGCTTCCTTGCCTAGGATCGTGACCGTACACAATATCAAGATCACGCCGAATAATGCACAAAAAAAAGGCGGCGGCAAAGACCCTTTGATCATGAGCGCATTGGTCAAAACCTACCGATATATGGAAGAGGGGGCCGGTCCCACCGGGCCGGGCGCGAAAAAGCCGGGGGCACCGGGAGCGAAACCCGCCACCCCCGCCGCTAATAAGCCGAAATAA
- a CDS encoding pilus assembly protein PilP yields the protein MADLKSYVAEVKGRHRGMVDPLPEVKTVEPFVFRPEDLRDPFIPDEKSQEPEEEKVESGIRPDTSRPREELESYELDSLRMVGTVIQQGGLWGLVRANDGTIHRVRVGNYMGKNYGKIINIKENMIELVEIFSDSPGAWHERKASLDLAEASGGNK from the coding sequence ATGGCGGATTTGAAAAGCTATGTCGCCGAGGTGAAAGGCCGTCATAGGGGTATGGTCGATCCCTTGCCGGAGGTGAAGACGGTCGAGCCTTTCGTATTCAGGCCCGAGGATTTGCGCGATCCCTTCATTCCCGATGAAAAGAGCCAGGAACCCGAGGAGGAAAAGGTCGAAAGCGGTATCCGTCCCGATACCAGTCGCCCCAGGGAAGAACTTGAATCTTATGAACTCGATAGTCTCAGGATGGTAGGCACGGTGATCCAGCAAGGGGGCTTGTGGGGCTTGGTGCGTGCCAACGATGGCACTATACACCGCGTGCGCGTCGGCAATTATATGGGCAAGAATTATGGGAAAATTATCAATATCAAAGAGAATATGATCGAATTGGTCGAAATATTCTCGGATAGTCCCGGGGCTTGGCACGAACGTAAAGCTAGTCTCGACCTGGCGGAAGCGAGCGGGGGAAACAAATGA